In Hemicordylus capensis ecotype Gifberg chromosome 4, rHemCap1.1.pri, whole genome shotgun sequence, the genomic window GTTCTGTGAGTAGCTACTGTATGTTTAATTTTCAAGTTTGCCTTTCTATCAATCTGAACTGAATTTTTCCTTTGcgaatgagagctggtcttgtggtagcgagtagGAATTGTCGTCTctactttgctaagcaaggttcaccctggtttgtatttggatggatgtctacatgtgaacactgtccgctgtaagatattccccttaggggatgatgcctgaagctcagtgacagagtacctgcttgcatgcagaaggttcgagGTTCAATCCCTtatgtctccaggtagggctggggaagattcctgcctgaaaccttggagagccagtgccagtcagtgttgacaatactgagctagattgtaTGACTTGGTAcaaagcagctgcctatgttcattcattcatcattctaTATCACGTCTTCACTGTTCGATAGAAGGGGTTGACACAAAGATGCTACATTTTATTTTTGTCCCCAAAAtatgtggagaaagagagagatagagatagatagatagacagagagagagagagagagagagagagagagagagagagagagagagaggttgtatGTGGCAACttctgcccctgctgcagccatgaccaatgaaAATGTGGGGGTCAGGGCTTACACATACAACCGGGTGGGCCCATGGAAGTTGCCTTTCCTGCCATCATGGCCACCAGCACCCCATTCTCTCCACCACCATGGGGTGGCttaaggtgggggggaggtggtgcAGGGGGACAAAACGGCTGCGGGGGGTGGTAGGAAGGAGGATtcaccacctccactgccatcccGAATGgcgggagggggctggggcaggggaaggtggCGCAAGGAGCCggatggggggggagaaataGGGAGAacgaggaagagggagggccgAGGAGTAGGCAGCACTGTGGCAACAAGtaaggaagaagaagagacaTCGAGCACCAGCTTCCATTGCCCTGCGATGACCTAGGTCAGCTCCTACTGCCAGCCTCCATTGCATCGCCCTGCCAagtctcctcacgaggaggaAGGCCAGGGGTGGAAAAGCACACTGAGGGCCGTCTATGCAGGCCAGAAAGGAAGCCCTGGCCTGACCGTTCTCCTTGCAAGGAAACTCAGCAGGGTGACAGAAGCCAGCCCTCGATGTACTCTCCTGCCCAAATTGGGCTGCTGAGGACACTGCGGCAGTGATGTCGCTTTCCCTAAGTAAGTGAAGGGGAGCgggaggctgcaggaaggaggaggctgagTGAGGGGGGAAGATTGAGTGGGAGGGAGactgagtgggggggagggggaggtttagCCGTGAGAGTGGGGGAGGTTtcgccacctccactgccatccaggatggcagGGCGTGGGTTAaggttgttggaagtgaaggactatgctctgtctcttgtctcagtgacataggaggacagactagtgagtcagagggctagagggtcaagacattggtcatcccttctctactgctctgacaccatccctttgatatgtagattgctactctcagggacacttccttccttccagtcacttccttcctctctcccctctcttcccttccttctaccttgcagcatgcaagctcctctctcctgcaccatgtgtgcaaagatgcagaatccatctgcatccagctagatagatagatttgagatcctaactcctcactttcctatctagaatggagttctctaataaataccatttatattgatttgaaactataaactggctccaagttactttactctcagcatacacacatgcctaactaaattcctctgtgttgtgcctctgtgcactctgctataatgagaaagggtgtctcctaccagagagaattcccaacaaaggtCGGAGGAGGATGGGGGGTAAGGCAGGGCAGGCAGCCGGATTGTCCAGGGaggggtgagagaaagagaactagggcacagatgttctgcactgGGCCAGCTACTGTGTgtgtacaccacacacacacacacacacacccctacctttgtTCATGACCAGGTCTAGACAAACAGCTCCTTATAATTAAAGTCTTCCTGGATTGTAAAATTTCAGactctggatgggagactgcatgactgaatgctccttcATGGAAAGGAAATCCATATACCTAGAAAACTGGACTTCAGCGGGGAAAGAGTTCAAGCCTAGGCTTTTCCCTGACATGCTATTTTTCTAGGTGTAGGAATTTATTTTTCACGCAGGAACATTCAATAATGCAATGCCccacctgtagtctgaagtgaAAACTTATAGGAACCATGTAAGTTGTTTGCCTAGTGTCTTCACCAATGGCCACTCTTTTTGGCCAACTCAGAAGTAGGCCccttttgaaatcaatgggattaaaCAAGGATTCAGTCAAACAGTTTTCCCCCATAGTATGTTGATGTTTGTGCAAATAGATCTTCCAATACGTTCCACACATGATGAACTCCCCAGCTGTGCTGTGGGTCTTCAATGGAGAATACACTCAGCATTACCCCTTGCTGAAACTGAATGAAGATATAGCAAGATCTAAGTGCTATCTGTATTGTGGTTATCATCTGAAAAAAGAAAGGCAGTCCAGGCCTGCCAAAATTGGCAGGCAAATATTCACTGATGAGCCCATGACTCAAAGACCTCAGCTTCTTTTTGGTTGCATAAATCCCAAGCATATGAAGTGACAATCTACAGATGGAACAAGCACAATGTCTAACCGAAAATTTGAACTTGCATGCCACACTGCTAAAGAGGACAGTGATATGCCCTGTCTACTCCCGACAGTGACAGTAGGCAGCTGAAAACATGGAGACTGAGCCTTTTGCCTCAAACATTGGACTGCTAGGAGAACAAAGGTCATGTGTATTAGCCCTTAGGCttttacaaaatggtggactGAAACATATATCATTATTGTGTAATATCAATGGTTACCtgcttatttttctctctcccaaaTCTCAGGCTCTTTATGCCAAATCTGGTGCCTCCAAAGATCCCTGATGGGGAGAGAGTAGACTTTGATGTGAGTATGATTCCATCACCATCTAAGCAAGCCAGTTATGCCTTAGGAGCATCCCAATGTAGCTGTCCTTGTTTTTGTCAGAAGGGCACCAAATCTTGGCCATGTCTTTTCTGTATTGCAGGACATTCACCGCAAGCGAATGGAGAAGGACCTGAATGAGCTGCAAACCCTGATTGAGGCCCATTTTGAGAACagaaagaaggaggaagaagagctgaTATTCCTCAAGGACAGAATTGTATGTCTAAACCACCTACTCAGGTGCCATAATGGCCAGGAGCCACCCTCCGGGCTCAGGTCCCATTCCCTAAAGGCTGGTGTATTGGCAAGAACTTCTCCATGATGCAGCCCCGATCCAGATTCCCCTGCATCTGCTTTAAGTAAAAGATGCTTGGAGTTCCATCCACAGATCTCCCACCTCATGTCTAGTTCAGCCCTGAGGCTCAGGCTGCAgacctaagcacacttactagggaggaGTTGTTAATGAACTTtgtggatggggctgcagctcagtggtagaacatctgctctgcatgcgaAGGGTCCCAGGCggaatccctgacatctccaggcagggctggggaagattcctgcctgaaaccttgaagagttgctgccaggcaatactgagctagatggaccaatggcctgacacagtatacggcagcttcctatgttattaacttccaagtaaacacataTATGATCAGGTCATAAAGTAGAAGCAAGGATTTCCATTTCTGAGAAATTTATTTTACTATTGCGGGATTGTATCTGGACTTTCCATCTCAGGCATTAGAATACTTTTGTTCATTCCTGTTGAGAGCACTAGTGTTTTAACCTCTACCATGACTGCCTCAGGTCACTCTGGCTGCATTAGCATGTAAggcggaaccgtgggtccaaaGGACCTATGGTTctgctacccacccaccccactcttctgtccgAATTTGGATGTAAACAGAGCATTCTCTCTGCGGTCCGGCTGCAGAgatgagggggaactggctggacAGGCTtacttcttgcatgaaggacagccagcacagccagtcatagccagagagagggaggagcttcctccctcaactccagttgaagggaaTACAGTCTGTGGTCCTGAATTCGGATACCACACAGTCTGTGTTGAACCTCTGGTTGGGACGACGAAACTCActtcaacccaagggttcaaactaGGCGTTCCAGAGAGGAAACCTCGCGTTGCTCATGTTGTGGAACCGAAGTTGCATGTATTGAGACATAACAGTAGGACAACCTCGCTGACCCCTTTAACTctagttccatgttatgtgcaaatgagaCCACTGTTTGTGTTCCGGACAAAGGGGCATTCCATAGTGGATCAGGATTCCCCTGAGACGGTGCTGCTGGGACTTCTTCTTACAGGAGCAGCGGCGAGCAGAACGAGCAGAGCAACAACGGATTCGTAGTGAGCGAGAGAAGGAACGACAAGCCCGCTTGGCTGTAAGTATCTCCAAAGCACAGAGGGCGACTGGCACCCGGTAGGTAGGTAGGACAGCAAATGCTGCTGGCCTCTGTCCTACAGAAAGTAGTTGCTTTGGAGTGCTGGAGAGAGCAGAATGTGGCTCCCTCTGGGGTCCATTAATGCACATGCTCAGCTGCTAAAAGGTAGTTCTGTATCAACGGGTCTGTAGGTAGAATAGCACAACTCCAAGCAGGCCATTTGGAATGAATGCTTCAAGGCCCCTGAGAGTCTTGCAAAAGCCAATTTATATATGGGACAAATTATTCCACCATCCACTTACATAAGAGtgatgctcaggctgcatgtgCCCATCATTTTTGATCCAGTATAGTGGAGGCCCTGGAAATGACCACTCATTGGCATCAGTGGCGTCAGTGACATCGGCTTTATCCATAAGAGGCACAAATTAGACAGTAAGTGTTCAATTTACAGTGCAAACAAAGCCACATTGTTTTAATAAGTGTTCCCAGTCTGGAACTGTCACTATTCTGGCTAATCTTGCATTCAGACTAGGATTAGGGAATGGACCCTTGGAATGGAAGTGGTGTGGTCATTTGTAGCATCCGTCTCTCATCCTGTTTGAGCTGTATCCATCTCATAAGCAATGAGAAGTTTGCATATCACCCAGGGATGTAGGAAGGCtcgagtgggccctgggacaaggcGTGAAGATGCCCCCACCGAGCCCCCGCCTTCTTCTGCTTCCCTgcaatgtctttgctgcagaaggtcTATAAGCACATTGTTAAAAATCAAAACATCtgcagcatgccctttctcttgctcctatgcaaataatatcacacccTTCCCAAGTATGCTGACACTTTCATACACACCCACATTTGCATATCGTACATGAATctccctggctcagaaacattttttaaaaacatacatagcTACTACAGTCTCCTCATATTCATACCATATCAGCAGTGAAAAgtgaagagtgagctgtcacccaACTGGCagggccctccctccctcagggccccGGGGACATTttcaacacccacccacacacccactctGATTTGACCTCTTGGTACATTCtatctctctgcctttaaatTGCATTGTGATTTTGCCCTAACCAGGAAGAGAGAGCccggaaagaggaagaggaaaatagGAAGAGGGCAGAAGAGGAtgccaggaagaagaaggcattctccaacatgctccattttggaggctacctgCAGAAGGTACCTATCCAGCCTAGGTGTTCTGAGAAGAAAGAGTAGTACAGCCTGGAACCCACATCTGGGGACAGAATTTCCTCTGCATGTGTGTCCCTCTGCCTGTCTGTGCATATGAATGCTGCATTGCCATGTGTGTTAAACGCCCTCTACCAACTTGTCCAAGAACATACATTGCAATATTTCACATCATgcagattcacacaatcaaaaactgggcaAGACAAGCATGGGTAGGACAAGCTGTGCTCACTCCTAATTTTTGATAGCTAATTCTTCCTTggtaggaggaagagggggagtggttgtgtgtgtgagaggagctCTCATACCGAGgactttaacaaggtaggagagAAAACCATCCTACCAAACTCCTCTCTCATACACCATCACTCTTCATATATAGTTGTTTACTCAGAtatgactgaaaatcaggagtgcatACAGCTTctgaaggtaggtaggtagggtgcttgtcctacccagagagctggtctatgggaggagagctggtcttgtggtaataagcatgaattgcccctttgcccccagtgtccaccctggtttgcatttgaatgggagactacatgtgagcactgtaagatattttccttaggggaatggggctgttctgggaagaacatctcctccatgcttgcatgcagaaggttccaagttccttccctggcatctccaagatagcgttgagagagactcctaactgtaaccttggagaagccgctgccaatctgtgtaggcagtactgagctaggtggaccaatggtctgactcagtatatggcagtttcctatgttcctatgactgtgtgaactgccttattatTTGACAAGGAGTGTTTCACACTTGCATGGCCTTTTATAAACCTTTTGCCTTCCACATGCTCCTCatggaggctcttcacacgattagtgtgaagagctgtaagggggtttgcagggagagtgggcttagcccgctctccccacagacgatccagaggcagccctgggtggccggatcagccgcccacatgactgccggctccgtcacagtgctggtgggggctgcggggatcaggggttgcgcggcccccagaagttccagggcatcctgaagagacccctgagcccgggaggctgtttgcagcttcccggtcgggggtctactcatgtgtcgctgtgcgccgcagcaacacacaagcaaaaaaatgaggtcaacagaatgctcgctctgttaaccttggctaaggggaggggtatttatggcgGCTAGCTGCCAGGACCTGCGcaactcccgttgcagcacatgatcgcccaaaagcgggctaggctcccttagcctgcttttgggcgatcatgagaattgcctcactaAGCTGGCTATTGCACAGGAACATTCATACCTCAAGAAATTAGTTAGTCTCTAAAGTGTCACAATTT contains:
- the TNNT2 gene encoding troponin T, cardiac muscle, with amino-acid sequence MPNLVPPKIPDGERVDFDDIHRKRMEKDLNELQTLIEAHFENRKKEEEELIFLKDRIEQRRAERAEQQRIRSEREKERQARLAEERARKEEEENRKRAEEDARKKKAFSNMLHFGGYLQKTEKKSGKKQTEREKKKKILSERRKPLSIDHLNEDKLREKAKELWQSIHDLEAEKFDLQEKFKRQKYEINVLRNRISDHQKVSKAARGKPVVGGRWK